Proteins from one Flavobacterium branchiarum genomic window:
- the obgE gene encoding GTPase ObgE: protein MTEGNFVDYVKIFVSSGKGGKGSTHLHREKFIEKGGPDGGDGGRGGHVFLVGNKGLWTLFHLKFARHIKAGHGGDGGGDRSTGADGDDKFIEVPLGTVVKDKETGEVLFEITEHGEKQILSKGGKGGLGNWHFRSSTNQTPRYAQPGLPGVEMDVILELKVLADVGLVGFPNAGKSTLLSVLTSAKPKIADYPFTTLKPNLGIVAYRDFQSFVIADIPGIIEGAAEGKGLGHYFLRHIERNSTLLFLVPVDATDIKAEYDILVNELTKYNPEMLDKERLLVISKCDMLDDELKAELKVELDVAFKDVPYMFISSVAQQGLQELKDKLWKMLND, encoded by the coding sequence ATGACAGAAGGAAATTTTGTAGATTACGTTAAAATATTTGTTTCTTCCGGTAAAGGTGGAAAAGGTTCTACGCATTTACATAGAGAAAAATTTATTGAAAAAGGTGGTCCAGATGGTGGAGATGGTGGACGTGGAGGTCATGTTTTTTTGGTTGGAAATAAAGGACTTTGGACTTTATTTCATTTGAAATTTGCTCGTCACATTAAAGCTGGACATGGTGGAGATGGTGGAGGAGACAGAAGTACTGGAGCTGATGGTGATGATAAGTTTATTGAAGTACCATTAGGAACGGTTGTAAAAGATAAAGAAACTGGTGAAGTCTTATTTGAAATCACAGAACACGGTGAAAAACAAATTCTTTCTAAGGGAGGTAAAGGTGGATTAGGAAACTGGCATTTTAGAAGTTCAACAAATCAAACACCTCGATATGCACAACCAGGTTTGCCAGGAGTAGAAATGGATGTTATCTTAGAGCTTAAAGTTCTTGCTGATGTTGGTTTAGTTGGTTTTCCAAATGCAGGTAAATCTACATTGTTATCAGTGCTTACATCTGCGAAGCCTAAAATTGCAGATTATCCATTTACAACATTAAAACCTAATTTAGGAATTGTAGCTTATAGAGATTTTCAATCTTTTGTAATTGCTGATATTCCTGGTATTATTGAAGGAGCAGCTGAAGGAAAAGGATTAGGACATTATTTTTTACGTCACATAGAACGTAATTCTACTTTGTTATTTCTTGTTCCGGTAGACGCAACAGATATTAAAGCGGAGTATGATATTCTAGTGAACGAATTAACTAAGTATAATCCAGAGATGTTAGATAAAGAGCGCCTATTGGTGATCTCTAAATGTGATATGTTGGATGATGAGCTTAAAGCTGAACTTAAAGTAGAGCTTGATGTGGCTTTTAAAGATGTTCCATATATGTTCATTTCTTCTGTAGCTCAACAGGGCCTACAAGAGCTTAAAGATAAATTATGGAAAATGTTAAATGATTAA
- a CDS encoding hemolysin family protein, whose amino-acid sequence MEILIIFFLIILNGVFSMSEIALISARKNRLETAAKKGNKSARIALDLANSPNKFLSTVQIGITLIGILTGIYSGDKITMDVETFVSQFAVLQPYAHSVSVGIVVVVLTFFSLVLGELLPKRIGLNHPEAIAKAVALPMKVVSIITAPFIWLLTNSTDFLLNVLQIKPTADGKVTEEEIKAIIKEGTEGGEVQEIEQDIVERVFHIGDRKVNSLMTHRKSVVFLPLDSDKQRVKELILEDLHSIYPVYKENYDDISGVVNLKTIFANIEKDDFSLASIMTDAPFIMEQTTAYKALENFKKTGIHYAFVSDEYGVFQGIITLNDILEALVGDAADFYKDEFQLIEREDGSWLVDGHYSLHDFLTYFELDELINDYEVTTVSGLIMTELSRIPKEGEKLIWQKFELEVIDMDGVKIDKVLIKALKE is encoded by the coding sequence ATGGAAATACTAATAATATTTTTTCTAATAATTTTAAATGGGGTTTTCTCTATGTCGGAAATCGCATTGATTTCGGCTAGGAAGAATAGATTAGAAACTGCAGCCAAAAAAGGAAATAAAAGTGCTAGAATTGCCCTTGATTTGGCCAACTCACCTAATAAGTTTTTATCAACAGTTCAAATTGGGATTACTTTAATCGGAATTTTAACTGGTATCTATAGTGGTGATAAAATTACTATGGATGTAGAAACTTTTGTAAGTCAGTTTGCAGTTTTACAACCGTACGCACATTCAGTTTCTGTGGGGATTGTGGTGGTAGTTTTAACTTTCTTTTCACTTGTTTTGGGCGAATTATTACCTAAAAGAATTGGATTGAACCATCCCGAGGCTATTGCAAAAGCTGTGGCATTACCAATGAAAGTTGTTTCGATTATTACAGCTCCATTTATTTGGTTGCTGACTAATTCGACAGATTTTTTATTGAATGTTTTGCAAATAAAACCTACTGCCGATGGTAAAGTCACCGAAGAAGAAATAAAAGCCATCATAAAAGAAGGTACAGAAGGTGGTGAAGTACAAGAAATAGAACAAGACATTGTAGAGCGTGTTTTTCATATTGGAGATAGAAAAGTAAATTCGTTAATGACTCATAGAAAATCTGTAGTTTTCTTGCCTTTAGATTCAGATAAACAGCGTGTAAAAGAATTAATATTAGAAGATTTACACTCTATTTATCCTGTCTATAAAGAGAATTATGATGATATTTCAGGAGTAGTTAATCTGAAAACAATATTTGCTAATATTGAAAAAGATGATTTTAGTTTAGCTTCTATAATGACTGATGCGCCGTTTATAATGGAGCAAACAACAGCCTATAAAGCATTAGAAAACTTTAAGAAAACGGGTATTCATTATGCTTTTGTTTCTGATGAGTATGGTGTTTTTCAAGGTATTATTACATTGAATGATATTTTGGAAGCGCTTGTAGGAGACGCCGCCGATTTTTATAAAGATGAATTTCAATTAATTGAAAGAGAAGACGGAAGCTGGTTGGTAGATGGACATTATTCATTACACGATTTCTTAACTTATTTTGAGTTAGACGAATTAATTAATGATTATGAAGTTACTACTGTAAGTGGACTTATTATGACTGAATTATCACGTATTCCTAAAGAGGGTGAAAAGTTAATTTGGCAAAAATTTGAGTTGGAAGTCATCGATATGGATGGCGTTAAGATTGATAAAGTATTAATAAAAGCATTAAAAGAGTAA
- a CDS encoding S46 family peptidase, protein MKKIILFLTMCLMAFPVKADEGMWFLMFIERLNHRDMQKMGLQLTSEEIYSINNHSLKDAIVQFNGGCTAEMVSKSGLVLTNHHCGYDAIAELSSEEQNYLKNGFWAKDKSAEMKPKSLYVRFFVRMDDVSKRILSKVNDGMTEAERNKAIQQETALIEKENNEGGKYTVSVRPFFQGNEYYYFVYQDYKDVRLVGTPPESVGKFGGDTDNWEWPRHTGDFSMFRVYADKDGNPAEFSKDNVPLKPKHYLPVSLKGVKENDFAMILGYPGRTNRWMPAGGIEQNIKFAYPAWVEGAKTGMDQMKKYMDKDATVRLQYASKYASTANYWKNRQGMIDALTKAGTVATKTEQEDKFYEWAALPANKEKYENVIPTINGYYRETNLKATHDNYLTQLLRTSSYATGPVNLGNALIAYYRENDAKKAEMLPKINALIDNIYGEFYAPLEKDVLTAQLNLYASKAAEYGLAPQIAKMKSENNGDFTADVAKATEISYFTSKDKVLAFMADPKPLAIVHDPLYIISNDLLSKFRAKTEGQLKADDSFAIAYRKLVEGLRESKLNAIKYPDANSTLRLTYGKVRALPEDKRNDAKTNNYTTMTGMVKKYKAGDQEFDLPARLLELNKAKDFGQYADKAGYMPVNFLTDNDITGGNSGSPVINGKGELIGVAFDGNIEAMAGDVIFDPNLQRTINVDIRYVLWIIDKYAGAKHIVDEMTIIK, encoded by the coding sequence ATGAAAAAAATAATTTTATTTTTAACAATGTGCCTTATGGCTTTTCCTGTGAAAGCAGATGAAGGAATGTGGTTCTTGATGTTTATCGAGAGATTAAACCATAGAGATATGCAGAAAATGGGCTTACAGCTTACATCTGAAGAAATCTATAGTATCAATAATCATAGTTTAAAAGACGCAATAGTTCAGTTTAACGGTGGGTGTACTGCAGAAATGGTATCTAAAAGCGGTTTAGTTTTAACGAATCACCACTGTGGTTACGATGCTATCGCAGAACTTTCTAGTGAAGAGCAGAATTACTTAAAAAATGGTTTCTGGGCAAAAGACAAAAGCGCCGAAATGAAACCAAAATCTTTATATGTTCGTTTCTTCGTACGTATGGATGACGTTTCTAAAAGAATTTTATCAAAAGTAAATGATGGAATGACAGAAGCAGAAAGAAACAAAGCGATTCAACAAGAAACGGCTTTGATTGAAAAAGAAAATAATGAAGGTGGAAAATATACCGTTTCTGTTCGTCCTTTCTTTCAAGGAAATGAATATTACTATTTCGTATATCAAGATTATAAAGATGTACGTTTAGTAGGTACGCCTCCAGAAAGTGTTGGAAAATTTGGTGGAGACACTGATAACTGGGAATGGCCACGTCATACTGGAGATTTCTCAATGTTCAGAGTTTATGCTGATAAAGACGGTAATCCTGCTGAATTTTCTAAAGACAATGTGCCTTTAAAACCAAAGCATTACTTACCAGTAAGCTTAAAAGGTGTTAAAGAGAATGATTTTGCTATGATATTAGGATATCCAGGAAGAACAAACCGTTGGATGCCAGCTGGTGGAATTGAGCAAAACATTAAGTTTGCTTACCCTGCTTGGGTTGAGGGAGCTAAGACTGGAATGGATCAGATGAAAAAATATATGGACAAAGATGCAACAGTTCGTTTGCAATATGCGTCTAAATATGCTTCGACTGCAAATTACTGGAAAAACCGTCAAGGTATGATTGATGCTTTAACAAAAGCAGGAACAGTAGCTACTAAAACAGAACAAGAAGATAAGTTTTATGAGTGGGCTGCTTTACCAGCTAACAAAGAGAAATACGAAAACGTAATTCCTACTATCAATGGTTATTATAGAGAAACGAATTTAAAAGCGACTCACGATAATTATTTAACGCAACTTTTACGTACTTCAAGTTATGCAACTGGACCAGTAAACTTAGGAAATGCATTAATTGCTTACTACAGAGAAAATGATGCTAAAAAAGCTGAAATGTTGCCTAAGATTAATGCTTTGATTGATAATATTTATGGTGAGTTTTACGCTCCTCTTGAAAAAGATGTGTTAACTGCTCAATTAAATTTATATGCTTCTAAAGCTGCTGAGTACGGTTTGGCTCCACAAATAGCTAAAATGAAATCAGAAAACAACGGTGATTTTACTGCAGATGTAGCTAAAGCTACAGAAATTAGTTACTTTACATCTAAGGATAAAGTATTAGCATTTATGGCTGATCCAAAACCACTAGCGATTGTACATGATCCATTGTATATTATCTCTAATGATTTGTTGAGTAAATTCCGTGCTAAAACAGAAGGACAATTAAAAGCTGATGATAGCTTCGCAATTGCTTACCGTAAATTAGTAGAAGGATTAAGAGAATCTAAATTGAATGCGATTAAGTATCCAGATGCAAACTCAACTTTGAGATTGACTTACGGAAAAGTTCGTGCTTTGCCAGAAGATAAAAGAAATGACGCTAAAACTAATAACTATACTACAATGACCGGAATGGTTAAAAAGTATAAAGCAGGAGATCAAGAATTTGATTTACCGGCTAGATTATTAGAATTAAACAAAGCGAAGGACTTTGGTCAATATGCAGATAAAGCAGGATACATGCCAGTAAACTTCTTAACAGATAATGATATTACAGGTGGAAATTCAGGTTCTCCAGTAATTAACGGAAAAGGAGAGTTAATTGGTGTTGCTTTTGATGGAAATATTGAAGCAATGGCAGGTGATGTTATCTTTGATCCTAACTTACAAAGAACTATCAATGTTGATATTCGTTATGTACTTTGGATTATCGATAAATATGCTGGTGCAAAACACATTGTTGATGAAATGACAATTATTAAATAA
- a CDS encoding alpha-2-macroglobulin family protein: protein MKNIYFILFLISTSLFGQQYDKNWNKVIENENLGKVKTANDIVTKIYKKAVKQNDEVQIIKCFFYQSKYSQVIDEDAQTKIINNLKSDINQVSIPSKAILNLIYAKCLDDYYDRNGYTIRNRTNTVEVEDDFLTWSTVNFENQIKNAFDKTLENEAVLKATPLTNYEAIFEYLTLEKFKTQNLFDYIISENIASYTKKLRTWEIKKSDFVVYKKELLGKAEGFIKLNFDFVTNENLSTVLSLYQKREIDQPTAENQFNRILFSKNHLIENNDDFVNALNVLQKSTKEEHLIQKIQLQKAILLEQQASKLTYPDYNIKAITILDSIIKINNRSNAYKLALERKGNITSKSINIELQKYTYNDENTRAYINYRNVNQLSVSFYKINQKQLKEYSENSNRRDSLAHSIIKEKKPLLSKSYTLENKKDYFEYSTEVLLPNLKTGSYIVCFESESDTKDKKAFTFETVTTSNISVLGSQNESQETLQVLDRKTGKPLENVTIKSSTFNIKTDKNGLASHKKNYNDNYNYETIEFSNANDTILINKNYVKYNSVYNANDKDDSEAKIEFYLDRAIYRPGQTVYYKGIAIQKNKKRTSVIPNTNFKIIFKDANYTALKEIEVITNEFGSFNGEFILPKNGSTGRFTLIATKPTYLEKTNSYFKQEPTNKNWNNTNLQNSQTFFTVEEYKRPKFEVTFESKKGSFKLNQSIQVNGIAKAFAGSNITDAKVSYTVTRYVTFFRNYYGREETEILATEETKTDASGKFVINFIATPSKNLNKEQLPIFNYNINVSVTDINGETRTAETTIKIGYHDLILYAYLPNEIETKDKNEIILTSTNLNGEFLATKGEIKIYHVSPFSNKFKPRIWDNPEIKSISDQDFERLFPYENNKKDTLDKVVETLVYSKKIDTEKDKKIALDFISNYKSGNYKVVFSAKDSFSNVIESISKFKLIQSKDKYNTEKLFTAKQINVDPKKDGFVLIKITSVIPELYIVTTGNYDSKVFFEETKRLQNNEVIIKIPLREEFERLIKLGFESVFENQTFKDEVAVNLKSTPKTLNWKVESFRNKIQPGGNENWSFQLNALDTNNEAEVLASMYDSSLDQFTTKDWNNLNFNQYNYNGINTKTSLGFEKVYTSIQKLNTNLPFNEIQNENSELKWFGFNFNSSTYQINDKKIGSENIKGDPDAVLTVEPVGTGTAAVVEEDNNIYPASYATQNLNEIVFVKPVIAKAKEFTSEPMKEIEALTQVKARKNLSETAFFLPNLRTDSRGNVSFNFTSPEALTSWKLRLLAHNKDAISSYLEKSVITQKELMILPNFPRFFREKDTIVISTKISNITNKAKDGIAILQLFDATTMQPIDAKMLNSKNLKNFSVSAFGNTTATWTITIPEGLQGVQYKILAKAGNFSDGEENILPVLTNNILVTESLPIWVPENSKKEYTFENLKNNNSTTLRNHQFTLEYTSNPSWIAIQSLPYLMEYEHECAEQTFARFYANALATEIISSNPKIATVFEDWRKNGKLNSKLEENEELKSIILAETPWLNDAQTEGEKKKNLALLFDLEKMKASQESIFQKLKQKQKASGGFSWFDGNDENEYITRHILAGLGHLSKLDKTEDNLSKIDEIAKTGITYLDQKFLAYYKIRTKGLKTIDKLLWSNPNSDLHYLYTRSFYLDKYPLTDTLKKATKLYLETAKKDWLSYSLYEKGLATLILNRFGEKDTAKAILTSLKETSSTNEDWGMYWIANKSGWYWYQAPIETQALLIEAFTEISNDTKSVDAMKVWLLKNKQTKNWPTTKSTTEAIYALLMQGTDWLSVKDNTIIKLGNEKISTKKLSESEKEAETGYIKLNWKADEVKKEMNAIVIENKSKVPGFGGAYWQYFEDLDKIKNNSGAVLSVAKELYLKKSTLKGSKLEKITSNNPLKIGDLVTVRLIITAKENTEFVHLKDMRASCFEPVNVLSEYQYKDRLGYYMSTKDAATHFFFDTINKGTYVIEYDIRVNNTGEFSNGISTIKSMYAPEYSSHTKGIRIKVK, encoded by the coding sequence ATGAAGAACATCTATTTTATATTATTTCTAATTTCAACTTCACTATTTGGTCAACAATATGACAAAAACTGGAACAAAGTAATCGAAAATGAAAATTTAGGCAAGGTAAAAACGGCCAATGATATTGTCACAAAGATTTATAAAAAAGCGGTTAAACAAAATGATGAAGTACAAATTATAAAGTGTTTCTTTTATCAATCTAAATATTCTCAAGTTATTGATGAAGATGCACAAACCAAAATTATAAATAATTTAAAATCAGATATTAATCAGGTTTCAATTCCTTCAAAAGCAATTCTAAATTTGATTTATGCTAAATGTTTAGATGATTATTACGATAGAAATGGTTATACAATTAGAAACAGAACAAATACTGTAGAAGTTGAAGATGATTTTCTAACATGGTCAACAGTTAATTTTGAAAACCAAATTAAAAATGCCTTTGATAAAACATTAGAAAACGAAGCTGTTTTAAAAGCTACACCATTAACTAATTATGAAGCTATTTTTGAATATTTAACTTTAGAAAAATTCAAAACCCAAAACTTATTTGATTACATAATCTCAGAAAACATTGCATCATATACAAAAAAATTACGCACATGGGAAATTAAAAAAAGTGATTTTGTAGTTTATAAAAAGGAACTTCTAGGAAAAGCAGAAGGTTTTATAAAACTAAACTTTGATTTTGTAACCAATGAAAATTTAAGTACGGTTTTATCATTATATCAAAAAAGAGAAATAGATCAGCCTACAGCTGAAAATCAGTTTAACCGTATTCTATTTTCTAAAAACCATTTAATTGAAAATAATGATGATTTTGTAAATGCATTAAATGTGCTTCAGAAAAGTACTAAAGAAGAACATTTAATTCAAAAAATTCAATTACAAAAAGCTATTCTATTAGAACAACAAGCATCAAAACTCACATATCCTGATTACAACATTAAAGCAATTACAATTCTAGACAGCATTATAAAAATCAACAATCGATCAAATGCGTATAAATTAGCACTTGAAAGAAAGGGAAATATCACTTCAAAATCAATAAACATTGAACTCCAAAAATACACCTACAATGATGAAAACACTAGAGCTTATATCAATTATAGAAATGTAAATCAACTTAGCGTTTCATTCTACAAGATTAACCAAAAGCAACTCAAAGAATACAGCGAAAATTCTAATCGAAGAGATAGTTTAGCACACTCAATTATTAAAGAAAAAAAGCCTCTCTTATCAAAGTCTTATACATTAGAAAACAAAAAAGATTATTTTGAATATTCTACAGAAGTGCTGTTACCAAACTTAAAAACTGGCTCCTATATAGTTTGTTTTGAAAGCGAATCTGATACAAAAGATAAAAAAGCATTTACATTTGAAACCGTGACAACTTCAAATATTTCGGTATTAGGATCACAAAACGAATCACAAGAAACATTACAAGTTCTAGATCGAAAAACGGGAAAACCATTAGAAAATGTAACTATAAAATCTTCTACATTTAATATCAAAACTGATAAAAATGGATTAGCGTCACATAAAAAAAATTACAACGATAATTACAATTACGAAACTATCGAATTTTCAAATGCTAATGATACTATTTTAATTAACAAAAATTATGTTAAATATAATTCTGTATATAACGCAAATGATAAAGACGACTCAGAAGCAAAAATTGAATTTTACTTAGACAGAGCTATTTATCGCCCTGGACAAACGGTATATTATAAAGGAATCGCTATTCAGAAAAACAAGAAAAGAACAAGTGTTATTCCAAACACAAACTTTAAGATCATTTTTAAAGATGCAAATTACACGGCTTTAAAAGAGATTGAAGTTATAACCAATGAATTTGGTTCTTTCAATGGAGAATTTATTTTACCTAAAAATGGCTCTACAGGAAGATTTACACTAATAGCAACTAAACCTACCTATTTAGAGAAAACAAACAGTTACTTTAAACAAGAACCAACAAATAAAAACTGGAACAATACAAACTTACAGAACTCACAGACTTTCTTTACTGTTGAAGAATATAAACGTCCTAAATTCGAAGTTACATTTGAATCAAAAAAAGGAAGTTTCAAACTCAATCAATCCATACAAGTAAATGGAATTGCCAAAGCTTTTGCTGGAAGCAATATTACTGATGCAAAAGTTTCCTATACTGTAACTCGATACGTAACCTTTTTTAGAAATTACTACGGACGGGAAGAAACTGAAATTTTGGCCACCGAAGAAACTAAAACTGATGCTTCGGGTAAATTCGTTATTAATTTTATAGCAACACCATCTAAAAACTTAAACAAAGAACAATTACCTATCTTTAATTATAACATAAATGTATCCGTAACAGATATTAATGGTGAGACTCGTACTGCTGAAACTACTATAAAAATAGGGTATCATGATTTAATTCTATATGCTTATCTTCCTAATGAAATTGAAACAAAAGACAAAAACGAAATCATACTGACAAGTACTAATTTAAATGGAGAATTTCTAGCTACAAAAGGAGAAATTAAAATCTATCATGTTAGTCCGTTCTCCAACAAATTCAAACCTAGAATCTGGGATAACCCTGAAATAAAAAGCATATCCGACCAAGATTTCGAGAGATTATTTCCTTACGAAAATAACAAAAAAGACACATTGGATAAAGTTGTTGAAACTTTAGTTTATTCAAAAAAAATCGACACTGAAAAAGATAAAAAAATAGCTTTAGATTTTATATCAAATTATAAATCTGGGAATTACAAAGTCGTTTTTTCGGCAAAAGATAGTTTTAGTAATGTTATCGAAAGTATCTCTAAATTTAAACTTATACAAAGCAAAGACAAATACAATACAGAAAAATTATTTACTGCAAAACAAATTAATGTCGATCCCAAAAAAGATGGCTTTGTTTTAATTAAAATAACTTCGGTCATTCCTGAGCTTTATATTGTAACCACAGGAAATTATGATAGCAAAGTCTTTTTTGAAGAAACAAAGCGTCTTCAAAACAACGAAGTCATTATAAAAATTCCATTAAGAGAAGAATTTGAGAGACTAATTAAATTAGGGTTTGAATCTGTTTTTGAAAATCAAACATTTAAAGACGAAGTAGCTGTCAATTTAAAAAGTACTCCCAAAACACTAAACTGGAAAGTAGAAAGTTTTAGAAATAAAATACAACCTGGTGGTAATGAAAATTGGTCATTTCAATTAAATGCACTCGATACTAATAATGAAGCAGAAGTTTTGGCTTCCATGTACGACAGCTCATTGGATCAATTTACTACTAAAGACTGGAATAATTTAAATTTTAACCAATACAATTATAATGGGATTAATACTAAAACTAGTTTAGGATTTGAGAAAGTATATACATCAATACAAAAACTTAATACAAACCTACCTTTTAATGAAATTCAAAACGAAAATTCAGAACTAAAATGGTTTGGATTCAACTTCAATAGCAGTACGTATCAAATCAACGATAAAAAAATTGGTTCAGAAAACATAAAAGGTGATCCCGATGCAGTATTAACAGTTGAACCTGTTGGAACTGGAACTGCGGCAGTTGTGGAAGAAGATAACAATATATACCCTGCAAGCTATGCTACTCAAAATCTAAATGAGATAGTTTTTGTAAAACCAGTTATTGCCAAGGCAAAAGAATTCACTTCTGAGCCTATGAAAGAAATAGAAGCTTTAACACAAGTAAAAGCTAGAAAGAACTTATCGGAAACGGCTTTTTTTCTCCCAAATTTAAGAACAGACAGTAGAGGAAATGTTAGCTTCAACTTTACATCACCAGAGGCTTTAACTTCGTGGAAACTTCGTTTATTAGCACATAATAAAGATGCCATTTCTAGTTATTTAGAAAAAAGTGTTATCACTCAAAAAGAATTGATGATTTTACCCAACTTCCCGCGTTTTTTTAGAGAGAAGGATACTATTGTTATAAGCACTAAAATTTCGAATATTACTAACAAAGCCAAAGATGGAATTGCAATTTTACAGCTTTTTGATGCAACAACGATGCAACCAATCGATGCTAAAATGTTGAACTCAAAAAACCTAAAGAACTTTAGCGTTAGTGCTTTTGGAAATACAACTGCAACATGGACAATCACAATTCCGGAAGGTTTGCAAGGTGTTCAATATAAAATCCTTGCCAAGGCAGGCAATTTTTCAGATGGTGAAGAAAACATTCTGCCAGTTCTAACTAATAATATATTGGTCACAGAAAGCCTTCCTATTTGGGTTCCTGAAAATTCTAAGAAAGAATATACTTTTGAAAATCTAAAAAACAATAATTCAACAACTTTAAGAAATCATCAGTTTACTTTAGAATATACTTCTAATCCTTCTTGGATTGCAATTCAGTCTCTTCCCTATTTAATGGAATACGAACATGAATGTGCAGAACAGACTTTTGCACGCTTTTATGCAAATGCATTGGCAACTGAAATTATTTCAAGTAATCCAAAAATCGCAACGGTATTTGAAGATTGGAGAAAAAACGGAAAACTAAATTCAAAATTGGAGGAAAACGAAGAATTAAAATCGATTATTCTTGCTGAAACTCCTTGGCTAAATGATGCGCAAACTGAAGGTGAAAAGAAAAAGAATCTTGCCCTTTTATTCGATTTAGAAAAAATGAAAGCTTCGCAAGAAAGTATTTTTCAAAAACTAAAACAAAAACAAAAAGCGTCTGGAGGATTTTCTTGGTTTGACGGAAATGATGAAAACGAATATATCACAAGGCATATTTTAGCAGGTTTAGGTCATTTATCTAAATTGGATAAAACAGAAGACAATCTTTCTAAAATTGATGAAATTGCAAAAACAGGAATCACATATTTAGATCAAAAGTTTTTAGCGTATTACAAAATAAGAACCAAAGGCTTAAAAACTATTGATAAACTACTATGGAGCAATCCAAACTCTGATTTGCATTATCTATATACTAGAAGTTTTTATTTGGACAAATATCCTCTTACTGATACTTTGAAAAAGGCAACTAAATTATATCTTGAAACTGCCAAAAAAGACTGGTTATCCTATTCGCTTTACGAAAAAGGACTAGCCACCTTAATTCTTAATCGTTTTGGAGAAAAAGATACGGCAAAAGCAATCCTAACAAGCTTAAAGGAAACTTCTTCGACTAATGAAGACTGGGGAATGTATTGGATTGCTAATAAATCGGGATGGTATTGGTATCAAGCCCCAATAGAAACGCAGGCTTTATTAATTGAAGCTTTTACTGAAATAAGTAACGATACCAAATCTGTTGATGCAATGAAAGTTTGGCTATTAAAAAACAAACAGACGAAAAATTGGCCTACAACAAAATCTACTACCGAAGCTATATATGCTTTATTGATGCAAGGAACCGATTGGTTAAGCGTAAAAGACAATACGATTATCAAACTTGGTAATGAAAAAATCTCAACCAAGAAACTATCTGAAAGTGAAAAAGAAGCAGAAACAGGTTATATAAAACTAAACTGGAAAGCTGATGAAGTTAAAAAAGAAATGAACGCTATTGTAATCGAAAACAAATCTAAGGTTCCAGGTTTTGGAGGTGCTTACTGGCAATATTTTGAAGATTTAGATAAAATCAAAAATAACTCTGGAGCTGTCCTTTCTGTTGCTAAAGAACTATACCTCAAAAAAAGTACTTTAAAAGGAAGTAAATTAGAAAAAATAACTTCCAATAATCCATTAAAAATTGGAGATCTAGTAACTGTAAGGCTAATTATTACTGCTAAAGAGAATACTGAATTTGTGCACCTTAAAGACATGCGAGCTTCTTGCTTTGAGCCTGTAAATGTGCTTTCTGAATACCAATACAAAGATCGATTAGGATATTACATGAGTACTAAAGATGCTGCAACTCATTTTTTCTTTGACACTATAAACAAAGGGACTTATGTTATAGAATACGATATTCGAGTAAATAACACCGGTGAATTCTCAAACGGAATTTCAACTATCAAAAGCATGTATGCTCCAGAATATTCAAGTCACACAAAAGGAATTCGAATAAAAGTAAAATAA
- a CDS encoding outer membrane beta-barrel protein, which yields MKKLLLCVALVVSTIATAQKGSILVGGNVEYSSEKIGDTRNESFNFSPTFGYQLNQNWTTGINATIGSVKMEDTKSNNQKVGGFIRYAKPLGETFAVYADLGTGYQQNSINDAKGIYVYVAPALFINMKDGFGLNFSIGGINYDNIDGKNDPRQEKFGFNFGKTVNIGISKNFTL from the coding sequence ATGAAAAAATTATTACTATGTGTAGCTTTAGTAGTTTCTACAATTGCTACAGCGCAAAAAGGTTCAATTCTTGTAGGAGGAAATGTTGAATATTCTTCTGAAAAAATTGGTGATACTAGAAACGAATCATTTAACTTTTCACCAACATTCGGTTACCAACTTAATCAAAACTGGACTACTGGAATAAACGCAACTATTGGCAGCGTAAAAATGGAAGACACTAAGTCTAACAATCAAAAGGTAGGTGGATTCATTCGTTACGCTAAACCACTTGGTGAAACTTTCGCAGTTTATGCTGATTTAGGAACAGGTTACCAACAAAATTCTATAAATGATGCAAAAGGAATATACGTATACGTTGCACCGGCATTATTTATAAATATGAAAGATGGGTTTGGTTTAAACTTTTCAATCGGTGGAATCAATTACGATAATATAGATGGCAAAAATGATCCTCGACAAGAAAAATTCGGATTCAATTTTGGAAAAACAGTAAACATTGGTATTTCTAAAAACTTTACTTTATAA